TGATCATAGGGAACTCTCAGGAGAAGATGTTCATGCCCAAGACTAGCCTTTGCTCAATCTGTCATTGGCGCGGTGGTTAGACGGAGCTGATGGGGAGTTTGATCGCCGTTAGATGGTTGGTCAGTTAGTTGACAAGGGATGAAAGCAAAAGGGCCAACAATACTGGTTGCAAAATGTCCGGCAAATGCTCCGTGGGATAGTAATATAAATGTCTTTGCTCCTCGCATCGCTCTTCCGCTTCACACTAGACATCTTTCGTTACTAGTCTAAGATTTCACCACGATGCAATCTCTCAGTGTCTTCCTAGCCAGTCTGGTGGCCTTCTCAGCCCCAGCGGTCGCTGccccttcatcatcatcttccgtCTCCCTGACTTCCAAGATCATCGGCCAATTTCCAGACGGCACTTGGCTGGAGAACCTCGCAGTGAGGCCCAATGGAGACATCCTCACCacgcttctcttcccctaTGGCGCCATTTACACTATTCGACAGCCCACCCAGGGTCAGCATGGCCTAGAGCTGCTTGCCAACTTCACTTCTGTCAATTCCCTTGGTGGCATCTCTCCCGTTGCCGTCGCCAGCGGCCTTGAGACTTATGTTGTAGTCGGCGCCAACACTACCGGCCTCTCGCAGCCCATCCGTGGCACTTTCAGTGCCTGGACCGTCACCTTCCAGCCGAATGAGACGGGTGCAACTCGCGAACAAGTCAGCATTAAAAAGGTCAGCGACATGAGTCCCAATAGCACCTTTCTCAACAGCGTTATCAGCATCCCCGACGTGCCTCACGCGGTCCTCGTTTCAGACTCTGCGGCTGGCAGCGTCGGCTACCTCGATATCTCGACAGGCGAGCTTGATCCCAACGCCTTTGTCTTCCCCGAGATGCAGCCTGTTCCAGGCGGCGCTTTTCCACTGGGCATTGATGGTATCCGCATCCACGACGGCTACCTCTATTGGACCAACACTCTCCGCGTCGTAATCTACCGCGTCGCCCTGGCCGCCTCTGGTTATCCTGCCACAGGTGCTACACCAGAGATTGTTGCCAATTTGACTTCACTTGCTCACGGCCTTGACGACTTTGCTTTCGACTCTCGTGGCAACATTCTTGCCGCCACCAACTTTGACAACTCGGTCTTGTATGTTGACACGCGCACTGGAGACGCCAAGACCATCTTGGGCGGCGAGGACGACATCACTTTTGCTGGCTGCACGGGCGTGTACTTTGGACGGGGATGGGCTGAGCCCAATACCTTCTTTGTGAGTACATCTGGTGGGTTGGCGAATCCTGTCGGTGGAAACAGAACAGCTGGTGCAAGTATTGTGTCTGTGGTGGCTTCACAGACATTATGCAGTTGATTGATCAGGAGACAGACTGGGCGTGGTTCACCTCTGTGGGTACATACGTGTACTCATGCTTCCTACTGCAGACCACTAAGAAAAGGGGAAGCCCTGTGAAAGTCTTTGTTCAACTCATGTAATTTTGAAATTAGAGGAGATAGATTGTACATCCAAAGTTTATAGAATACCTCTAATACTTccttagtaattaattttctCGTACCACAGGCTAGACGCTTTCTGTAAGGATCTTAACACAATAGTGCTAGGTAAGTATTTGCTAATCTATCAGGCTCATTCATACGCAGATATTCTGAAGTGCTTCCGGATGCTGATTTCTATCTTTTGTATCGATTTTGGACCAAGAAATGCATTGCTGCGGTTGCCTATAACGATTTCAACGACAATCTGAAGTTCTTTGTCAATCATCTTTCTCAGATAGTATTCACAACAGTCATCAGGACATGAGTCTCACTCAATAGCTATGGTAGATTAAAAGTTGAAGCTAGTAGATTTTGGACTTTGACGCGTATACGCAAGGATTGCTACAGCATCTCATCCGACCCCCTCAAAGTAACGAGGCAGCATATGTTTCTATTCTTCAAGTGGCATTGAATTTTCCTAGTTTCTACGATTTGGCAGAGATATCCTAATGTTTGATTCAGAATTGTTCCCCAACAATCTTGTTACTGAGGTCCCATAGCTTGTGTGCCTGTTCAATATCTGCCGAGTGGGGTGCTAGGACTTTCACGTCCTCTCCCTTCAAGAGCGGTTGAGTATCATGCAAGAAAAAGATCTCTTCGTTGGCTGTTACAATGTGCTTAGTGTCTATCCAATCTCATCCGTAGGCTGATGTGGTAAAGCGCAACTTACGAGGAAGAGTTGGATCCAGTGCTGCTCTCAATTGGGTAGAACAGCCTTGCTGTAGTGTCTTTGGTGGGTATCTTTCCTTTTTATGCTCTGCTAGCAGATCCATGAAGGATTTTGTCGACTCGTCATTTAGGTGGCGAATAAGGCTCGTTCGAATTGCTTAGAGCTGGCGTTAGTCCAAGGAAACTATTACAATTGCGTAGTCAACTCACATCCAGGATTTAGAGTATACGCAGCGATGCCCTGCGAACGGAATTTCTCATTCAAGGAAATTGTCATCAGAATATTGGCAGTCTTGCTTTGGCCATATGCTTTCCACGGATTGTATTCTTTCCCATTTCCAAAGGTAAGGTCGTCAAACCGAATGCCCGAGAAAATGTTTCCGTAGCTAGAGACAGTAACAATGCGAGGAGTACCTGGACCACCAATTTCACCATTAGGATTGGGTCGGGCGGCGGCCAGTACCTTGGGCATGATGATATTTGCCAAAAGAAAGTGACCAATATGGTTGGTGCCAAAGTGTGCTTCGAGCCCATCCTCCGTCAACTGTAGACTTGGTAGAGCCATAACACCGGCATTGAGCATCAGTACATCAATTTGTGGAATGGAGGCATCATCGTTAATttcctttgctgccttgcGCACGCTGGCAAGCGAATCGAGCTCAAGCTGGACAAATTTGACGTCGATGGATGAGCCGATAGACTTGACCTTGTCGACGACAGCCTTTGTTTTCTCCCACGAACGACCCATAAAGACAATCTGGGCGGGAGATGCACGGGCTAGAGAATATGCCGACTCTGCTCCTAGACCACCCTCGCTTGACCCAGTGATGACAACTTGGGAGTCAGGTCAGCCATATGATCGAGAGGCTTGTGAGTACAAACATTACATACAACGTCTACCCCTGACATTATCAGGAAATTCGTCGACAACTTGGTTGCCTTCTGTCTCGAAGCCCCATTGCACCATTGTGAAATAAATTCTAGATGCTTTTTGGCGGAATTGATTTGTGAACAAGCGTAGCCGATTCATGCTCTCAGT
This genomic stretch from Trichoderma breve strain T069 chromosome 1, whole genome shotgun sequence harbors:
- a CDS encoding short chain dehydrogenase domain-containing protein, with translation MVQWGFETEGNQVVDEFPDNVRGRRFVITGSSEGGLGAESAYSLARASPAQIVFMGRSWEKTKAVVDKVKSIGSSIDVKFVQLELDSLASVRKAAKEINDDASIPQIDVLMLNAGVMALPSLQLTEDGLEAHFGTNHIGHFLLANIIMPKVLAAARPNPNGEIGGPGTPRIVTVSSYGNIFSGIRFDDLTFGNGKEYNPWKAYGQSKTANILMTISLNEKFRSQGIAAYTLNPGSIRTSLIRHLNDESTKSFMDLLAEHKKERYPPKTLQQGCSTQLRAALDPTLPPNEEIFFLHDTQPLLKGEDVKVLAPHSADIEQAHKLWDLSNKIVGEQF